One genomic window of Sphingomonas sp. C3-2 includes the following:
- a CDS encoding zinc transporter ZntB, with translation MSFAWIVENGTPRAATLAEADAAYGTADFIWAHLDIRNAGDMAWLAGETDLPDVARAALVAQETRPRCDPMDSGALVNLRGLGATPGDDPDPLVSIRIWAERGWVTSVCLRTPQALEPLQAAMAAGKILDPGDLISTLAILITEALNPDVAALGDLLDDCEVQLDAKNVYQLRRRIARARVQAISYRRFVAPQRQALERLAGINADWMDENDRLHLREAADRCARMAEELEAVRERAGLMHEELTDLRSEQMDKRALMISIVAFIFLPLTFLTGLLGMNVDGIPFAHESWAFWGVVIICVILSALIAFWFVARHWISR, from the coding sequence ATGAGCTTTGCCTGGATCGTAGAGAACGGAACACCCCGCGCGGCCACGCTGGCGGAGGCGGACGCCGCCTATGGCACCGCCGATTTCATCTGGGCGCATCTCGACATCCGCAATGCCGGCGACATGGCGTGGCTGGCGGGGGAAACCGACCTGCCCGATGTCGCGCGGGCGGCGCTGGTGGCGCAGGAAACACGCCCGCGCTGCGACCCGATGGACAGCGGCGCGCTCGTCAACCTGCGCGGGCTGGGCGCAACACCCGGCGACGATCCCGATCCGCTGGTATCGATCCGGATCTGGGCCGAGCGCGGCTGGGTGACCTCGGTCTGCCTGCGCACCCCGCAAGCGCTGGAGCCGCTGCAGGCGGCGATGGCGGCGGGCAAGATCCTCGATCCCGGCGATCTGATCTCGACGCTGGCGATCCTCATCACCGAAGCGCTCAACCCCGATGTGGCCGCACTCGGCGATCTGCTCGACGATTGCGAAGTCCAGCTCGACGCAAAAAATGTCTACCAGTTGCGCCGGCGGATCGCGCGGGCGCGGGTGCAGGCAATCTCGTATCGCCGGTTCGTGGCGCCGCAGCGTCAGGCGCTGGAGCGGCTGGCCGGGATTAATGCCGACTGGATGGACGAAAATGACCGGCTGCACCTGCGCGAGGCAGCCGACCGCTGCGCGCGCATGGCGGAGGAACTGGAAGCCGTGCGCGAGCGTGCCGGACTGATGCACGAGGAACTGACCGATCTGCGTTCCGAGCAGATGGACAAGCGCGCGCTGATGATTTCCATCGTCGCGTTCATCTTCCTGCCGCTCACCTTCCTGACCGGGCTTTTGGGCATGAATGTCGACGGCATCCCCTTTGCCCATGAATCCTGGGCATTCTGGGGCGTCGTCATCATCTGCGTGATCCTGTCCGCGCTCATCGCCTTCTGGTTCGTCGCGCGGCACTGGATCAGCCGCTGA
- a CDS encoding beta/gamma crystallin-related protein → MIPVRSALPILFTALAVLAAPALAQEPTTVAEKLLGGRGEATIYRDVNFAGPAVTVSRANPDMRLNWRVTSIRVRSGAWQLCSQPNYRGTCITVDRDDRNLRGQLSTVASLRPVSWDGGGGSNTPDRSLRGMAAEFFTAPRERNQRVLACPNGSATAACAARSAERFCKSRGWSRASRQAMQTENRRVYLADVLCSNTGM, encoded by the coding sequence ATGATCCCTGTTCGGTCCGCATTACCCATTCTGTTCACCGCGCTTGCCGTTCTCGCCGCGCCCGCGCTGGCGCAGGAGCCGACGACCGTTGCCGAAAAGCTGCTCGGCGGGCGCGGAGAGGCGACCATCTACCGCGACGTCAATTTCGCGGGCCCTGCCGTTACCGTCTCGCGCGCCAATCCCGATATGCGCCTCAACTGGCGGGTGACGAGCATCCGCGTCCGCAGCGGCGCATGGCAGCTCTGCTCGCAACCCAATTATCGCGGCACTTGCATCACCGTGGACCGTGACGACCGCAATCTGCGCGGGCAGCTGTCGACCGTGGCCTCGCTGCGCCCGGTAAGCTGGGATGGCGGTGGCGGCAGCAACACGCCCGATCGGTCGTTGCGCGGGATGGCGGCCGAATTCTTCACCGCGCCGCGTGAACGCAACCAGCGCGTGCTCGCCTGCCCCAATGGCTCGGCCACGGCGGCCTGCGCGGCGCGTTCGGCCGAACGCTTTTGCAAGTCGCGCGGGTGGAGCCGTGCCTCGCGGCAGGCGATGCAGACCGAAAACCGCCGCGTCTATCTGGCCGATGTGCTGTGCAGCAACACGGGCATGTAA
- a CDS encoding DUF1489 domain-containing protein: MALLNITKVAVGCPSLDILAERLQARTTNEVAVVTTRNRPTRHAELIGGSLFWIIKHKLVARQQILGFEEMENERRWIILLDARLIPVDPRPRRAHQGWRYLEGSDAPVDLAALGGAELPAALRHELAALGLL; this comes from the coding sequence ATGGCTTTGCTTAACATCACCAAGGTTGCGGTTGGCTGCCCCTCGCTCGACATTCTCGCCGAACGCCTGCAGGCGCGCACCACCAATGAGGTCGCGGTCGTCACCACGCGCAACCGGCCGACCCGCCATGCCGAGCTGATCGGCGGATCGCTGTTCTGGATCATCAAGCACAAGCTCGTCGCGCGGCAGCAGATCCTCGGTTTCGAGGAGATGGAGAATGAACGCCGCTGGATCATCCTGCTCGATGCCAGGCTGATCCCCGTCGATCCGCGCCCACGCCGCGCGCATCAGGGCTGGCGCTATCTCGAGGGCAGCGATGCGCCCGTCGATCTCGCCGCGCTGGGCGGGGCGGAACTGCCCGCCGCGCTGCGGCACGAACTGGCGGCGCTCGGACTGCTCTGA
- the mgtE gene encoding magnesium transporter has product MSESELKAMPDDEQPVVAEPSHDAEDRLTPEFVTAVLDRVDAGDSEGARALVDPLHHADIADLFELVPSDQRRALAAAITDLLDGDVLAEMNDYVREDLIEALEPHEVAEIAGELDTDDAVALIEDMEEADQRAVLRALDPDDRAAIEEALSYPEESAGRLMQRDLIAVPEHWTVGDVLDYMRSNEDLTNDFWEIYVVDASHHPIGCCALSWILRTPRAVSIGDVMKREQTLIPVDMDQEEVALKFQKYALISAAVVDQSGRLVGMITVDDIVHIIQEEAGEDILKLSGAGDGDINEPVLESYKGRVRWLIANLATALVASTIIGLFEGTIAQMVALAALMPIVAGVGGNAGTQTMAVTVRALATNQLTQSNTWRSIRREIKIALLNGSTVALVIGLGVWAVFHNPQLGMVIAAAMMTNILIAGLSGVVVPLTLERAGADPAVASSVFVTMMTDSMGFLVFLGLATAAGLAG; this is encoded by the coding sequence ATGAGCGAAAGCGAACTGAAAGCCATGCCCGATGATGAACAGCCCGTGGTTGCCGAGCCGAGCCACGACGCTGAAGACCGGCTGACCCCCGAATTCGTCACCGCGGTGCTCGACCGCGTCGATGCCGGCGATTCCGAGGGCGCGCGTGCGCTCGTCGATCCGCTGCACCACGCAGACATCGCCGATCTTTTCGAACTGGTGCCGAGCGACCAGCGCCGCGCGCTCGCCGCCGCGATCACCGATCTGCTCGACGGCGACGTGCTCGCCGAGATGAACGACTATGTCCGCGAGGATCTGATCGAGGCGCTCGAGCCGCATGAGGTTGCCGAGATTGCGGGCGAACTCGACACCGACGACGCCGTCGCGCTGATCGAGGACATGGAAGAGGCCGATCAGCGCGCGGTGCTGCGCGCGCTCGATCCCGACGACCGCGCGGCGATCGAGGAGGCCTTGTCCTACCCCGAGGAATCGGCCGGCCGCCTCATGCAGCGCGATCTTATCGCGGTGCCCGAGCATTGGACCGTCGGCGACGTACTCGACTACATGCGCAGCAACGAGGATCTGACCAACGATTTCTGGGAAATCTATGTGGTTGACGCCAGCCATCATCCGATCGGCTGCTGCGCGCTCAGCTGGATTCTCCGCACCCCGCGCGCGGTGTCGATCGGCGATGTGATGAAGCGCGAACAGACGCTCATTCCGGTCGATATGGATCAGGAAGAGGTCGCGCTCAAATTCCAGAAATATGCGCTTATCTCGGCTGCGGTCGTCGATCAGTCGGGCCGGCTGGTGGGGATGATCACGGTCGACGACATCGTCCACATCATCCAGGAAGAAGCGGGCGAGGACATATTGAAGCTGTCCGGCGCGGGCGATGGCGACATCAACGAGCCCGTGCTTGAAAGCTATAAGGGCCGCGTGCGCTGGCTCATCGCCAATCTGGCGACCGCGCTGGTGGCCTCGACGATCATCGGGCTGTTCGAAGGCACGATCGCGCAGATGGTGGCGCTGGCCGCGCTGATGCCGATCGTCGCGGGGGTCGGCGGCAATGCGGGCACGCAGACCATGGCGGTCACCGTGCGCGCGCTCGCCACCAACCAGCTTACCCAGTCGAACACCTGGCGCAGCATAAGGCGCGAGATCAAGATCGCCCTGCTCAACGGCTCCACGGTCGCGCTGGTGATCGGGCTCGGCGTCTGGGCGGTGTTCCACAATCCGCAGCTGGGCATGGTGATCGCCGCCGCGATGATGACCAACATCCTCATCGCCGGCCTGTCTGGCGTCGTCGTCCCGCTCACGCTCGAACGTGCAGGGGCCGATCCGGCGGTCGCATCGTCGGTGTTCGTCACGATGATGACCGATTCGATGGGCTTTCTGGTCTTTCTGGGGTTGGCGACGGCGGCCGGGCTCGCGGGCTGA
- a CDS encoding peptidylprolyl isomerase, with protein sequence MADTLTLTLDSGGDVVIKLRPDLAPGHVERISQLANDGFYDGVVFHRVIPGFMAQGGDPTGTGMGGSKLPDLKAEFNKEPHVRGVCSMARAMNPNSANSQFFICFEDARFLDGQYTVWGVVESGMEHVDALPKGEPPATPGKIVTARIS encoded by the coding sequence ATGGCGGACACTCTTACCCTTACCCTCGACAGCGGCGGCGATGTCGTCATCAAGCTGCGCCCCGATCTGGCCCCCGGCCATGTCGAGCGCATCTCGCAGCTTGCCAATGACGGCTTTTATGACGGCGTGGTGTTCCACCGCGTGATCCCCGGCTTCATGGCGCAGGGCGGCGATCCGACGGGTACGGGCATGGGCGGCTCCAAGCTTCCCGACCTCAAGGCCGAGTTCAACAAGGAACCGCATGTGCGCGGCGTGTGCTCGATGGCCCGCGCGATGAACCCGAACAGCGCGAACAGCCAGTTCTTCATCTGCTTCGAAGACGCGCGCTTCCTCGACGGCCAGTACACCGTCTGGGGCGTGGTTGAATCGGGCATGGAACATGTCGACGCGCTGCCCAAGGGCGAACCGCCGGCAACCCCGGGCAAGATCGTGACGGCACGCATCAGCTGA
- a CDS encoding LysR substrate-binding domain-containing protein, which produces MRRLPPLTAIEAFVQVARLGSIKAAAEDLALSSPALSRRVQALERFLGRPLFSRRHQALVLTEDGEKLLRQIAPAIDMLSLAIEELSGNHDVLRLRLGILPLFASQKLMRHLPDLRARHPELHIDIDTAAYSLARLGEGLDVAIPLAREIDPALYSRRLGRNSVYPIASRALTEGPKAIRTPEDLTRTTVLIHRDMPETFEVFRQTIGMPDLEPLAIDHFDSGQLMLEAAAGGLGVAFMLDSHLEDSQDSRLVRLFDFDVESPYSYWFACRPRALEMRAVRLFHDWLVRLFDAKSPE; this is translated from the coding sequence ATGCGGCGCCTGCCCCCCCTCACTGCCATTGAAGCCTTTGTGCAGGTTGCACGTCTCGGCTCGATCAAGGCGGCGGCTGAGGATCTTGCCCTGTCATCCCCGGCGCTTAGCCGGCGCGTTCAGGCGCTCGAACGGTTTCTCGGGCGTCCGCTGTTCAGCCGGCGCCACCAGGCGCTGGTGCTCACCGAAGACGGTGAAAAGCTGTTGCGCCAGATCGCGCCCGCGATCGACATGCTGTCGCTCGCGATCGAGGAACTGTCGGGCAATCACGATGTGCTGCGTCTGCGTCTGGGCATCCTGCCGCTGTTTGCATCGCAAAAGCTGATGCGTCATCTGCCCGATCTGCGCGCGCGTCATCCCGAACTCCATATCGATATCGATACCGCCGCCTACAGCCTGGCGCGGCTGGGTGAGGGGCTCGACGTCGCGATCCCGCTCGCGCGCGAGATTGATCCCGCGCTTTATTCGCGGCGGCTGGGGCGCAACAGCGTCTATCCCATCGCCAGCCGCGCGCTGACCGAAGGCCCCAAGGCGATCCGCACGCCCGAGGATCTGACGCGCACCACCGTGCTCATCCACCGCGACATGCCCGAAACCTTCGAGGTGTTCCGCCAGACGATCGGCATGCCCGATCTCGAGCCGCTGGCGATCGACCATTTCGATTCCGGCCAGCTCATGCTCGAGGCGGCGGCCGGGGGGCTCGGCGTGGCCTTCATGCTCGACAGCCATCTTGAGGATTCGCAGGATTCGCGGCTCGTCCGGCTTTTCGATTTCGATGTCGAAAGCCCGTACAGCTACTGGTTCGCCTGCCGCCCCCGGGCGCTCGAAATGCGCGCGGTGCGGTTGTTCCACGACTGGCTGGTCAGGCTGTTCGACGCCAAATCTCCCGAATAG
- a CDS encoding CDC48 family AAA ATPase, with the protein MADQDVQQKRLQVANARPEDSGRGLARLSTATIQALGLNEGDIIEITGKRTTAARVVRPYQEDEGLELVRMDGLQRANAGVGSGDFVEIRKAETKPAQRVVFAPAQQNLRLQGSSNALKRSFIGRPLMAGDVVATAGQQQVDQGNLPPQLRQMLAAPAYALQEIRLAVVSTVPKGIVHIDAETEVELLPEYVEPKDARRADVTYDDVGGMATTIDQLREMVELPLRYPELFQRLGVDPPRGVLLHGPPGTGKTRLARAVANESDAEFFLINGPEIMGSAYGESEKKLREIFEAAQKSAPSILFIDEIDSIAPKREQVQGETEKRLVAQLLTLMDGLEARSNLVVIAATNRPEAIDEALRRPGRFDREIVIGIPDERGRREILGIHTRGMPLGDRVDLGELARTTYGFVGADLAALCREAAIEAVRRIMPKINLSEGTIPPEVLDTLSVTREDFLAAIRRVQPSAMREVMVQAPDIGWDDIGGLDDARERLREGVELPLKDPEAFRRMGIRPAKGFLLYGPPGTGKTLLAKAVAREAEANFIATKSSDLLSKWYGESEQQIARLFARARQVAPCVIFIDELDSLVPARGGGFGEPQVTERVVNTILAEMDGLEELQSVVVIGATNRPNLIDPALLRPGRFDELVYVSVPDANGRRRILAIHTARMPLAADVDLDLLAERTDRFTGADLGDLVRRAGLIALRESLQIEAVRMAHFEAALKETRASVSAEMEREYEVMEAKLKQDALKIDPVGFIGPGMLRPRNAQK; encoded by the coding sequence ATGGCCGATCAGGACGTTCAGCAAAAGCGGCTGCAAGTGGCGAATGCCCGCCCCGAAGACAGCGGACGCGGACTGGCAAGACTGTCCACCGCCACGATCCAGGCACTGGGCCTGAACGAAGGCGACATCATTGAAATTACCGGAAAACGCACGACGGCTGCCCGCGTCGTCCGCCCCTATCAGGAGGATGAGGGGCTGGAACTCGTGCGCATGGACGGGTTGCAGCGCGCCAATGCGGGCGTGGGGTCGGGTGACTTCGTCGAGATTCGCAAGGCCGAGACCAAGCCCGCCCAGCGAGTCGTGTTCGCACCCGCACAACAAAACCTCCGTCTGCAGGGATCCTCGAACGCGCTGAAGCGCAGTTTCATCGGCCGGCCGCTGATGGCGGGCGACGTGGTTGCAACCGCCGGGCAACAGCAGGTGGATCAGGGCAACCTGCCCCCGCAATTGCGCCAGATGCTGGCGGCGCCCGCCTATGCGCTGCAGGAAATCCGGCTTGCGGTGGTGAGCACGGTGCCCAAGGGCATCGTCCATATCGACGCGGAGACCGAGGTCGAGCTGCTGCCCGAATATGTCGAGCCCAAGGACGCACGCCGCGCCGACGTCACCTATGACGATGTCGGCGGGATGGCGACGACGATCGACCAGTTGCGCGAGATGGTGGAGCTGCCGCTGCGCTATCCCGAACTGTTCCAGCGACTGGGCGTCGATCCGCCGCGCGGGGTTTTGCTCCACGGCCCGCCGGGAACCGGCAAGACGCGACTTGCCCGCGCGGTGGCGAATGAGAGCGACGCCGAATTCTTCCTGATCAACGGCCCCGAGATCATGGGCTCGGCTTATGGGGAGAGCGAGAAGAAGCTGCGCGAGATTTTCGAGGCGGCACAGAAATCGGCGCCGTCGATCCTGTTCATCGACGAGATCGATTCGATCGCCCCCAAGCGCGAGCAGGTGCAGGGCGAAACCGAGAAACGCCTTGTTGCGCAGTTGCTGACGCTGATGGACGGGCTGGAAGCACGCAGCAACCTTGTCGTGATCGCGGCGACCAACCGCCCCGAGGCGATCGACGAGGCGCTGCGCCGCCCCGGCCGGTTCGACCGCGAGATCGTCATCGGCATCCCCGACGAACGCGGACGGCGCGAGATATTGGGAATCCACACCCGCGGCATGCCGCTGGGCGACCGGGTGGACCTGGGCGAGCTGGCGCGCACCACCTACGGCTTTGTCGGCGCCGACCTGGCGGCGCTGTGCCGCGAAGCCGCGATCGAGGCGGTCCGCCGGATCATGCCGAAGATCAACCTGTCCGAAGGCACGATACCGCCCGAGGTGCTCGATACGCTTTCGGTGACGCGCGAGGATTTCCTTGCGGCGATCCGCCGCGTCCAGCCCTCGGCGATGCGCGAGGTGATGGTGCAGGCGCCCGATATCGGCTGGGACGATATTGGCGGGCTCGACGATGCGCGCGAACGGCTGCGCGAGGGGGTTGAGCTGCCGCTCAAGGACCCCGAGGCGTTCCGCCGCATGGGGATTCGCCCGGCCAAGGGCTTCCTGCTCTATGGCCCGCCCGGCACGGGCAAGACGCTGCTTGCCAAGGCGGTGGCGCGCGAGGCGGAGGCGAATTTCATCGCCACCAAATCGAGCGACCTGCTGTCGAAATGGTATGGCGAGAGCGAGCAGCAGATCGCCCGGCTTTTCGCACGGGCGCGGCAGGTGGCGCCGTGCGTCATCTTCATCGACGAGCTCGATTCGCTGGTGCCTGCACGCGGCGGCGGCTTTGGCGAACCGCAGGTGACCGAGCGCGTCGTCAACACGATCCTGGCCGAGATGGACGGGCTGGAGGAATTGCAGTCGGTGGTGGTGATCGGGGCGACCAACCGCCCCAATCTGATCGACCCCGCGCTGCTCCGCCCCGGCCGGTTCGACGAGCTCGTCTATGTCAGCGTGCCCGACGCCAATGGCCGGCGCCGGATCCTTGCGATCCATACCGCGCGGATGCCGCTGGCTGCGGATGTCGACCTCGACCTGCTTGCCGAGCGGACCGACCGGTTCACCGGCGCCGATCTGGGCGACCTTGTCCGCCGTGCGGGGTTGATAGCGCTGCGCGAATCGCTTCAGATCGAAGCGGTCCGCATGGCGCATTTCGAGGCGGCGCTGAAGGAAACCCGCGCCTCCGTCTCGGCCGAGATGGAACGCGAATATGAGGTGATGGAGGCCAAGCTGAAGCAGGACGCGCTGAAGATTGACCCCGTCGGCTTCATCGGCCCGGGGATGCTTCGTCCGCGGAACGCGCAGAAGTGA
- a CDS encoding MFS transporter has translation MLKLPSDGRSREFTLLFVVMLTIAAGNTALQSVLPAIGRSLEIPDAAIAVAFSVSALVWALVAQRWARKSDHHGRKAMILLGMGGFIASLILCGLALSAGILGWIGPAATMLAFVFGRLLYGYFGAAAPPAAQAIVADSTTRAERTRALTLLGSAFGLGTILGPALAPFLILPIVGLAGPAYVIAVFGIIVMIAVARLLPAHGVIHDPSAHGAATSYPTIGGQSSGASITAATAQRSSVDVRLRDPRIWPWMLVGLVMGHAQAMTGQAIGFLVIDRLGLPPAMAQQSIGIVLMMGAGATLLAQWGLIPLLSLTPRALVIWGIVIAAIGSALTGIATSLHAISVAFALSSLGFGFVRPGFTAGASLAVGAEEQGAVAGRVTAVNGATFVVGPSIGVGLYEVAKPLPYAVAAFALLVTLVYALRAITSARSADEASPGR, from the coding sequence ATGCTGAAGCTGCCGTCCGACGGCCGCAGCCGCGAATTCACGCTGCTTTTTGTCGTCATGCTGACGATCGCGGCCGGGAACACCGCGCTGCAATCGGTGCTGCCTGCCATCGGTCGCTCGCTCGAAATACCCGATGCCGCGATTGCAGTCGCCTTTTCGGTCTCCGCGCTCGTCTGGGCGCTGGTGGCGCAGCGCTGGGCGCGCAAATCGGATCATCACGGCCGCAAGGCGATGATCCTGCTGGGCATGGGCGGCTTCATCGCCTCGCTCATCCTCTGCGGCCTTGCGCTCAGCGCTGGCATATTGGGCTGGATCGGCCCGGCGGCCACCATGCTCGCCTTTGTCTTCGGGCGCCTCCTTTACGGCTATTTCGGTGCGGCCGCGCCCCCGGCGGCGCAGGCGATCGTCGCCGACAGCACCACGCGCGCTGAGCGCACGCGCGCGCTCACGCTTTTGGGCTCGGCCTTCGGCTTGGGGACGATTCTGGGCCCGGCGCTCGCGCCCTTTCTGATCCTCCCCATCGTCGGGCTGGCGGGGCCCGCCTATGTCATCGCGGTGTTCGGGATCATCGTGATGATCGCGGTTGCACGCCTGCTCCCGGCACATGGTGTCATCCACGATCCCAGCGCGCACGGTGCGGCCACGAGCTATCCCACGATCGGCGGGCAATCGAGCGGGGCAAGCATCACCGCCGCCACCGCGCAGCGATCGAGCGTCGATGTCCGGCTGCGCGATCCGCGAATCTGGCCGTGGATGCTCGTCGGTCTGGTCATGGGCCATGCGCAGGCGATGACCGGGCAGGCGATCGGTTTTCTCGTCATCGACCGGCTGGGGCTGCCGCCTGCCATGGCGCAGCAATCAATCGGTATCGTACTGATGATGGGCGCGGGGGCCACGCTGCTCGCGCAATGGGGGCTCATCCCGCTGCTTTCGCTCACCCCCCGCGCGCTCGTCATCTGGGGGATCGTGATCGCTGCGATCGGTAGCGCGCTTACCGGCATCGCCACTTCGCTCCACGCCATCTCGGTCGCCTTTGCGCTGTCGTCGCTTGGCTTTGGTTTCGTCCGCCCGGGCTTCACCGCGGGCGCCTCGCTCGCCGTCGGGGCGGAGGAGCAGGGCGCCGTCGCGGGCCGGGTGACGGCGGTGAACGGTGCCACCTTCGTCGTCGGCCCGTCGATCGGCGTCGGGCTCTATGAAGTGGCGAAGCCGCTGCCTTATGCGGTTGCGGCGTTCGCCCTTCTCGTCACGCTTGTTTACGCGCTCCGCGCGATCACTTCTGCGCGTTCCGCGGACGAAGCATCCCCGGGCCGATGA
- a CDS encoding methyltransferase, which translates to MPASTAKTTRKLPAWLGQWARKRSGPLAMFFKGFLKHPVMVGSIIPSSDKLIANMLGPVDWANTKLFVEYGPGVGTFCRPILKKMAPDAKLIAIDTNPDFIEYLGQEIPDPRFVPVLGSAADIRKIIAEHGHDHADYVLSGLPFSTLPSGVGPQIASETQGALRPGGAFLVYQFSPKVHDFIAPHFERIDHDVEWWNIPPAQLYWAWKD; encoded by the coding sequence ATGCCCGCATCAACCGCCAAGACCACCCGCAAATTGCCAGCCTGGCTCGGACAATGGGCGCGCAAGCGGTCTGGTCCACTGGCAATGTTCTTCAAGGGTTTCCTGAAGCACCCGGTGATGGTGGGTTCGATCATCCCGTCTTCGGACAAGCTGATCGCCAACATGCTTGGCCCAGTTGACTGGGCCAATACGAAGCTGTTCGTCGAATATGGCCCCGGTGTCGGCACCTTTTGTCGGCCGATCCTGAAAAAGATGGCGCCCGATGCCAAGCTGATCGCGATCGACACCAATCCCGACTTCATCGAGTATCTGGGGCAGGAAATTCCCGATCCGCGCTTCGTTCCGGTACTGGGTTCGGCCGCCGATATCCGCAAGATCATCGCCGAACATGGCCATGATCATGCCGATTATGTGCTGTCTGGCCTGCCCTTTTCGACGCTGCCCAGCGGCGTAGGACCGCAGATCGCTTCGGAAACGCAAGGCGCACTGCGCCCCGGCGGCGCGTTTCTGGTCTATCAGTTCTCGCCCAAGGTGCATGACTTCATCGCGCCGCATTTCGAGCGGATCGATCATGACGTCGAATGGTGGAACATTCCGCCCGCCCAGCTTTATTGGGCGTGGAAGGACTGA
- a CDS encoding phosphatidylserine/phosphatidylglycerophosphate/cardiolipin synthase family protein, whose product MKVDGHRLTLVVEGPERLRALLDLIEGARYSLRLYYYIFEADASGVMVRDALLDALNRGVTVSCIVDGFGSNRTPDMFFAILKAAGCRFFRFAPRFGRRYLLRNHQKIAIADHGRALIGGFNIGNDYFAPPEAERWHDLGLVVQGPAVSWLVTYYDGLSRWVQLDKPGWRALRRILEESLPPQRGPLRWLLGGPSPRLNPWARTVKHDLERAHRADMVEAYFSPGRSMLKRIGRVAQREGGAARLVTASQSDNAATVGAARLLYGLLLRRDVEVYEYLPGLLHMKLIVVDDVVYIGSANFDMRSLYLNMELMLRIDDAGFADAMRRFFEQQLASCERITPELHHARANVITRGRWMLAYLIVGVMDYTITRRLNFGLD is encoded by the coding sequence ATGAAGGTTGATGGGCATCGGCTCACGCTTGTCGTCGAGGGCCCCGAACGGCTGCGCGCCTTGCTCGATCTGATCGAGGGCGCGCGCTACAGCTTGCGCCTCTATTATTATATTTTCGAAGCGGATGCCTCGGGGGTCATGGTGCGCGATGCACTGCTCGACGCGCTCAATCGCGGCGTCACGGTGTCGTGCATTGTCGACGGGTTCGGCAGCAATCGGACCCCCGACATGTTTTTCGCCATACTCAAGGCGGCGGGGTGTCGATTCTTTCGTTTCGCGCCGCGCTTCGGGCGGCGCTATCTGCTCCGCAACCACCAGAAGATTGCGATTGCCGATCATGGCCGTGCGCTCATCGGCGGGTTCAATATCGGCAATGATTATTTCGCCCCGCCCGAGGCCGAACGCTGGCACGATCTGGGGCTGGTGGTGCAGGGGCCTGCGGTCTCGTGGCTTGTCACCTATTATGACGGGCTCAGTCGCTGGGTGCAGCTCGACAAGCCCGGCTGGCGCGCGCTGCGCCGGATTCTCGAAGAATCGCTGCCGCCGCAGCGCGGCCCGCTGCGCTGGCTGCTTGGCGGGCCAAGCCCCCGCCTCAATCCCTGGGCGCGCACGGTGAAGCATGATCTCGAACGCGCGCACCGCGCCGACATGGTCGAGGCTTATTTCTCGCCCGGCCGCTCGATGCTCAAGCGGATCGGGCGTGTCGCGCAGCGCGAAGGCGGCGCGGCGCGGCTGGTAACCGCCAGCCAGAGTGACAATGCCGCCACCGTCGGCGCGGCGCGGCTGCTCTACGGCCTGCTCCTGCGCCGCGATGTCGAGGTCTATGAATATCTGCCCGGCCTGCTCCATATGAAGCTGATCGTGGTGGATGATGTCGTCTATATTGGCTCCGCCAATTTCGACATGCGCAGCCTCTATCTCAACATGGAACTGATGCTGCGCATCGACGATGCGGGCTTTGCCGATGCGATGCGGCGCTTCTTCGAGCAACAGCTCGCCAGTTGCGAGCGGATCACGCCCGAACTCCACCATGCGCGGGCGAATGTCATCACGCGCGGGCGCTGGATGCTCGCCTATCTGATCGTCGGCGTGATGGATTACACCATTACGCGCCGCCTCAATTTCGGGCTCGACTGA
- the rpoZ gene encoding DNA-directed RNA polymerase subunit omega, translating into MARVTVEDCVDKVSNRFDLVLFAAQRARQISGGADLTLERDRDKNPVVALREIAEETIRPDDMCEAVISNLQRVRMDDDDVADEIGSIAQSAEALRLTAAAPPRNQNVGGDYEG; encoded by the coding sequence ATGGCGCGCGTTACCGTCGAAGATTGCGTCGACAAGGTTTCCAACCGGTTTGACCTTGTTCTGTTTGCGGCACAGCGCGCACGCCAGATTTCGGGTGGTGCAGACCTGACGCTGGAACGCGACCGCGATAAAAACCCGGTCGTCGCGCTGCGCGAGATCGCCGAGGAAACGATCCGTCCCGACGATATGTGCGAAGCCGTGATTTCGAACCTGCAGCGCGTCCGCATGGACGATGACGATGTGGCGGATGAAATCGGCTCGATCGCGCAGTCGGCCGAAGCGCTGCGCCTCACCGCCGCTGCGCCGCCGCGCAACCAGAATGTGGGTGGCGATTACGAGGGCTGA